A single Oncorhynchus nerka isolate Pitt River linkage group LG10, Oner_Uvic_2.0, whole genome shotgun sequence DNA region contains:
- the LOC135573589 gene encoding olfactory receptor-like protein COR4, whose amino-acid sequence MKLVAVSGFDYNIIHFLIDWNCILCVFLLILFPLSGLSAPQMENHTYNEHVLLLEGLNVTHQSSYPAFFLLLVIYIFTMVANIGLTVLICMERSLHQPMYILLCNMSFNDALSITTFIPRVLSDIFKASAERYITYVECAIQAFCGHMFATTGHTILMIMAFDRYMAICNPLRYASIMNNKMLVKLCVFAWGVAFLFVAVLIGLSVRLSRCRSKVFNPFCDNASLFMLSCESVFINDIYGLFFTALFLIASIVSVSLTYIRITMVCVRSKSKSLNSKALNTCFTHLAVYLIMLMTGFIIVFLHRYPQWSNHRKVASIIFSLVAPCLNPIIYGLQSKEIYKVVKNMFQSKIMSLRL is encoded by the coding sequence ATGAAATTGGTGGCAGTGTCGGGATTtgattataatataatacattttttgATTGATTGGAACTGTATCTTATGTGTTTTTCTATTAATTCTCTTCCCTCTTTCAGGTCTCTCCGCCCCTCAGATGGAGAACCATACATACAATGAGCATGTTCTCCTTCTAGAGGGGTTAAACGTCACCCACCAGTCCTCCTACCCtgccttcttcctcctccttgttaTCTACATCTTCACAATGGTGGCCAATATCGGCCTCACAGTGCTAATCTGCATGGAAAGGAGCCTGCACCAGCCCATGTACATCCTCCTTTGCAACATGTCTTTCAATGATGCTCTCAGTATCACCACCTTCATACCTCGAGTGCTGAGTGATATTTTCAAAGCAAGTGCAGAAAGATATATTACCTATGTTGAGTGTGCCATACAAGCATTCTGCGGTCACATGTTTGCTACGACCGGACATACAATACTAATGATCATGGCTTTTGACAGGTATATGGCCATCTGCAACCCTTTGCGATATGCCTCCATCATGAACAACAAAATGCTGGTAaaactgtgtgtgtttgcctggggTGTGGCATTTCTCTTTGTGGCGGTCCTTATAGGTCTCTCTGTCCGCTTATCACGCTGCCGGTCAAAAGTTTTCAACCCTTTCTGCGACAACGCTTCGTTGTTCATGCTCTCCTGTGAGAGTGTGTTTATAAATGACATATACGGACTCTTTTTCACTGCGCTCTTTTTAATCGCCTCCATTGTGAGTGTGTCTCTGACATACATTAGGATCACCATGGTGTGTGTGAGGAGTAAGAGCAAGTCGTTGAACAGCAAAGCCCTGAACACTTGCTTCACACACCTGGCTGTATACCTCATTATGCTGATGACAGGTTTCATCATTGTCTTTCTTCATCGGTACCCACAGTGGTCAAATCACAGGAAAGTGGCATCCATTATATTTTCTCTGGTTGCTCCTTGTCTTAACCCAATTATCTATGGGCTTCAGTCCAAAGAGATTTACAAAGTGGTAAAGAATATGTTCCAGTCCAAGATTATGTCTCTTCGATTGTAA